Proteins encoded within one genomic window of Oscarella lobularis chromosome 6, ooOscLobu1.1, whole genome shotgun sequence:
- the LOC136188418 gene encoding spectrin beta chain, non-erythrocytic 1-like produces the protein MKLLESISGKKLGAMAKGNLRIRELENVQKALDFLSSKKVKLESIRAHNIVDGNQRLILGLLWTIILRFQIQDISIEDESREIKSAKDALLLWCQRKTKGYTNVGVKNFTCDGLAFCAIIHKHKPELIDFASLKKSNPELGIPRLLDAEDVNVPRSDDKSIMTYLVSYYNYFTKMKFEETAGRRVAKVIGKLLKMQGECDRMVTNLLAWIQKTIVILADRKFPNCLTGVQALVTDFKRYRTVEKPPKYAEKGELKVQLFNIQTNLRALKRRVWVPVEGKLISDVNKGWDRLEVAEHERELALREALQKQEQLEQLAARFDRKAALREAWLVDMNQVLTDMRYGETASSVAASLKRHEAVNTDVRAREERIEVVVKLADQLIGEEYHHAAIVRKRQRGIQEKWEALLAKLEQGRKVLAGYRDLITVLSDVDDCVSEMGQLENRLRSEDFGKHLTGVEDLIQKHSIVESDITGQGERVKALQAQLQRFADSKQTYSGLVRERQETLSSANKRLCVAAEQRKARLNDSLRLQQFYRDVEEEEAWIREKEQVASSVDHGKDLVGVMHLIKKHEALEAELQGQDSHVKERLSAKQEKISNAEATMPPKR, from the exons ATGAAACTCCTGGAAAGTATTTCCGGGAAAAAGCTCGGTGCAATGG CTAAAGGAAACTTGAGAATTCGCGAACTTGAAAACGTGCAAAAGGCCTTGGACTTCTTATCTAGTAAAAAG GTCAAATTAGAGAGCATCAGGGCGCATAATATTGTTGACGGCAATCAGAGACTGATTCTCGGCTTGCTGTGGACAATAATTTTGCGATTTCAAATTCAGGATATTTCTATAGAG GATGAGTCAAGGGAGATAAAATCAGCAAAAGACGCACTCTTGCTTTGGTGTCAGAGAAAGACTAAAGG GTACACTAATGTAGGTGTGAAGAATTTCACGTGTGATGGATTGGCTTTCTGTGCCATCATCCACAAACACAA ACCAGAACTGATTGACTTTGCTTCCTTGAAAAAATCCAATCCTGAGCTTGGAATTCCGAGGCTCCTTGACGCAGAAG ACGTAAACGTTCCTCGTTCTGATGATAAATCGATCATGACTTATCTCGTTTCCTACTACAACTATTTCACCAAaatgaaatttgaagagACGGCAGGGCGACGTGTTGCCAAG GTGATAGGAAAATTGTTGAAGATGCAGGGGGAGTGCGACCGCATGGTCACGAATCTCCTCGCGTGGATTCAAAAAACTATAGTCATATTAGCAGATAGAAAGTTTCCCAATTGTCTAACGGGCGTCCAGGCGCTCGTGACCGACTTCAAACGCTATAGAACAGTGGAAAAGCCGCCCAA ATACGCGGAAAAGGGCGAATTGAAAGTGCAGTTATTTAACATTCAGACTAATTTAAGAGCGTTGAAGCGGAGGGTTTGGGTTCCCGTTGAAGGCAAACTCATTTCCGACGTGAACAAG GGATGGGATAGGCTAGAAGTGGCTGAACACGAGAGAGAGCTTGCGTTGCGAGAAGCTCTCCAAAA GCAAGAACAGTTAGAGCAACTCGCCGCTAGATTTGACCGCAAGGCGGCTCTCAGAGAAGCCTGGCTGGTTGACATGAATCAAGTCTTGACTGACATGCGTTACGGCGAGACGGCCAGCTCTGTTGCCGCCTCGCTGAAGCGCCACGAAGCGGTGAACACGGATGTCAGAGCGAGA GAAGAGAGAATTGAAGTAGTGGTAAAATTAGCGGATCAGTTGATTGGGGAAGAATATCATCATGCTGCAATAGTCAGAAAGAG ACAAAGAGGCATTCAGGAAAAGTGGGAAGCTTTGCTTGCGAAATTGGAACAGGGACGAAAGGTCTTGGCCGGCTACCGCGACTTGATAACAGTTCTTTCCGACGTTGATGATTGCGTTTCGGAAATGGGTCAATTGGAG AACCGATTGCGTTCTGAGGACTTTGGCAAGCATTTGACGGGCGTAGAAGACTTGATACAAAAGCATTCTATTGTGGAGTCCGACATTACGGGACAAGGGGAGCGCGTCAAAGCGCTGCAAGCCCAACTGCAGAGATTTGCGGATTCAAAGCAGACTTATTCTGGTCTTGTACGCGAGAGACAGGAGACTCTGTCTTCCGCTAATAAGCGGCTGTGTGTCGCCGCTGAGCAGAGAAAAGCGCGGCTCAACGACTCGTTGAGGCTGCAGCAGTTCTATCGCGACgttgaggaggaggaagcgtggattagagagaaagaacaaGTTGCTTCGTCTGTAGATCACGGAAAGGATCTCGTCGGTGTCATGCATTTGATCAAGAAGCACGAAGCTTTAGAAGCGGAATTGCAAGGGCAAGATTCTCATGTAAAGGAGAG GCTGTCTGCAAAACAGGAGAAGATCTCAAACGCGGAAGCCACTATGCCTCCAAAGCGATAG